TTTTGTTTTTGGTACAAGAACAATGATAGTAGAATTAGACTCTTTTATGTTTTGTGTGTTGCTCCAACAATCCTTTATGTAGTCGCAAACTGAATCTTTGAGGGTTTCCCAgttgtttttgaagaaaaaggcTGGGTATCCATCCTCTCCTGGTGCTTTGATTGACCCAATACTAAAAAGCGTTTTCTTAATCTCTTGATTTGTTGGGACTCTTTCCATAGCCCTGCAATCAATAGGATCTAAGTCAGGTAGTGTGTTATTTTCAAGGATCAAAGGATAGGTATTTACCTCTTCTTGATATAGGTTTTGAAAGAAGCATGTGATGTGGTCTTTGAGTTGTTGTTCATCCATCCAGTTAACATTGTTGTCTCTcagctttataattttattttttcttcttctaataaCCGTCTTGGTGTGATAAAACTTTGTGTTTCTATCACCCTCAACCGTCTATTGTTCTCTTGATTTCTGTAACCAAAATACATCCTCTTTGTCTAGGATGTCATTTAACTCCTTGTTCAGAGAGTCTTCTAAGTTGTCTAGAAAAGGATTTCTTCCATAACTTTGGCATCGCTGAATCCCTGAAAGTCTATTGAGAATTCTCCTCTTGTTTCTGAAGATGTTACCGAAAGTATATTTATTTCAATTGACAAGCTTTTCTTTAAGATTGTTGAGGTTCTTCGGTAGCCTTTTTTCTGCTTTCCAATTATGCTCCACTAAGGGTTTGAAGTCTAGCTGCATAGTCCACATCATTTCAAATCTAAAAGGCCTTCTGTCTTTGTTAGAGGGATTCCCTTCATTAGTTATTGAGAGTGGGTAATAGTCAAAGTTTGTTCTTGGTAGGATCTTAACCAAAGCTTCATGAAATTTAGTTCTCCATGGTGGATTTGAGAGAGCTCTATCAAGCCTTTTGAAAACTCTATCAAATCCATTCCAAATGGGACCTCTCCACGTGAATCTGGACCCAACAAACTCTAGATCTATTAATCCACATCTATTTATCCAGGAATTAAAGGATTTGTAGGCTTTTTGGTCAATGGGGctccctcctttcttttctGAATCTTCCTTGATTTTGTTGAAATCTCCAGTCAAGAGCCAAGGTAATATCATGTTGTTAGCTATTCTCTCGAGAATAGGCCATAGGAGTCTTCTTACAGGAGGTTGGGAAGTTCCATACACCGTAGTTAAGAACCAAGAGTCCCTACTGTTGGTTTCAATTTTTGTGTGAATATATTGGTTGTTGGATTCCAAAACCGTTATATTGATGTCACTTCTATTCCATCCAATCCAAATACCTCCTGCATAGCCTTGTGCTTCCTCCATGATGAAGTTGTTGAAACCTAATTTTCTAATTATACTTTTGGCTTTGTCTCCACTGGTGTTAGTTTTCATAAGAATGGTTATATCTGATCTATTCTATCTCATAAGCTCTTTGAAGGTGCGCCTAAAGGTTCCGCTAGCTGCACCTCTGACGTTCCAAGATAATATAATCATTAAGAAAGGTTGGTTCTTAGTTTAACTGCATTTCTTCAACCTCCATCTCCTCTGGCTCCTTTAGATTAGGAGTACTAAAATCCACATCCTTTACTAGGTCGGTGATTTCTCTTTGTATATCTGTTTCCATTTGGTTGATCTGAGCTTCTCTTAGTTCTCTGGGGTCTGGTGGCTTTGCCTTTTTGGATTGAGCCTGATTTGGATCTCCATGAtgtctttttggttttttgGAAATTGAGAGTCATCATTTTCTGTATTCCAATTTTTTCTGTTTGTGCTTCCTTTAGTTTTTTAAAACTGTGACCTGCTATTCTCGTGAGTGTTGCTtatctttttggtgttttgatgTGTGCTTTCTTGGATACTCTTTAGTTGTTGTATCTGCTCTTTTTCtaccttttttgttttctctttgctGTTTTTCTCTATGTATATGGCTGATTGTTGTGCTGTATTTTTGCTTTTGTGGTTCCTTTCTTGTTTTGAAGTAGTTACTGTATTATGGTCTCTTTGTGTGTTTTCCTCCTCCTATGCTTTCTTGTCATTCTCTGTTTCTTCTACTTCAAGTGCACTGAATCTAGATTTATTCATCTTTAAAATCTCATTTTCTTTGCTATTATTAATTCCAGCTCCATGTTTTCCGtcttctttcttgtttcttttttgcCTTTGGATGACCATCCATGGTCCGTAGTTGTTGTTATCTTGTTGAACGATTTTCTTCCCTCTTTTGGAAGTCTTTGGCTCATCTTTCCTTTGCTCAAGTCTAATGGTCTTCTCTGCCACTATATTTTCTTCTTGGTTAGCCTTATCTCTTTCTTGGTTTTGTTTTTTGGCCTCTTGCTCCTTTAAGCTTTAtcatatttaacaatttttttttgctcATGATCAATTATTCCGCAAATAAAGCAGATTTGATGGATTCTTTCATATTCTACTTGATACATTTTGTCATTGACCATGTATTTTTCCATTAAAGCCTTAGTTAGATCAACCTCCACACAAAGTCTAACAAATTTACTTCTACATAAGTGTGATATGTTATAATCAACTTTGCAAGTTCTTCCAATGAGATCTcctatttttcttaaatttttatcattgtAGAGCTCTATAGGAAGTCCCGGTAATCTGATCCATGCGGTAATTTTGTCTATAGATGTCAGGAGGGGGATTAAAATTGGGTTCCCAGAGTCTGACCGCGAGGTAATGGTCGTAGATCTTCCATGGTCCCTCCAATAGAACATGATCTAAATCCTCTTCTGCATAGAACTTAACCAAGTAGAACCCATTACCTAGGTTTATGACGTCTAGGTCTCCAAATCTACCCCACATTGTCGGTATTCTCCTTTTCATGATAGCATAGCTAATTTTCTTTCCCAAAAGTTTCACAATCAAGAATTTCCACCAAGGTTTCCATAGTTCTTTTTTTGCACTTTCATTGATCATGATGTTGAAAAGGCCGTCCCCCATATCGACTACTTCTATCTCTGATTTTCCAGCTTTCTTTTGAATCtcctcttcttcattttcttcttctctgggaCAGTATCCTGGATGTTGCCCATATCCTTCTCTTCAGattttccatcatcttccaTCGAATCTGGAGCGTGTACCGCCCCTGTTACCATGTCTGCATAAGTTTTGGTTCTTCCTGTTTCTTCAATCTGTTCCATCCAATCTTCAACTCACAGCACAAGAATTGTTGTCCCTGAGAAgccttcttctccttttttaaCTTTCTTCTTGTTTCCTTGTTGCAGGTCTCAGTCTTGGGGCTGTGGGTCATGCTCATTTTGGGCCTCTTTTGGCTGTTCATTGCCGGCCATGAGCCTCTGGTTGCAGGCAAAAGATACGATTGTACGTGAGAAAAATGTGTAATGTGTAAcagttcttttttttctttcaattattcCAGTGCATAAATGTGCTCtctaattacttttttttactcATTGTCATTATTTAAGGAGTATCAActcattaatatatttgttaatTCAGTATCGAAAAAAACTTAAAGGATCATTATGGATCTCAGAGTTTAATTTCAAATACTATAATCAGTGACGGACCCAACAAATTTTAGGAATGAgggtaaaaatatatatactaaaataagtTTTGTTgaacattattaattatataaagatataaaaataaaaaatgttaatgaacacttttattcttaaaatactattcattatatataatttataaaaaatattttttatttctaaaacttgaacttaaaatattttaactaaattatagATAACTTGTTatcttaactaattttttttatatacatttaataataaaaaactgaCTCAATTGGCACATTAGCAACTAATGATACactagtatttataatttaaaactagaattatatataaatactagaaaaattaaatcTGTATATAAAAGTctgtttatataaaataatagaaccttaatttacaatttttttctttctttctttttaaaataattaaatttattatatattttttaatttaattttgatatagtgttagatgaaagattttgtttatctgtttaattatgtattataattaaatattttgtcattactattatcaaaaataaaaaatatattctaaattagtaaattaattaattcattttaaaattttatgtacAACACAGGTATATATaatagaacaaaaaataaaaacaagtaataaagataactaaattgagaataaaataaaatatataaaatcattaagagaataaaatattaaattaatacctaaactataattgtttgaattaaaatttgtaattgtaaatatcaaaaagagaaacaatTAAATTAGAAGATACATCGAATCATAGaaagttatataaaaaaatatgaaaaatttaaaatttatcttttgatgAACAAAAGATGATTATTAGATAAGGAATAGAAAaagaatgttaaaaatataaaaataaaaaaggaatttaatagaataaagaagtgacaacacaaaaattaaatttaattatgttaaataacaattaaaataataaaaaaatttatttatagtgagatcatttaaaatttgaagtagagacatattatatataataatttaaaaaaaataaaaattcagtgAAGGCAAGTGCCCTTTCATAGTTCTTAATGGATCCGCACTTGACTATAATagtacaattaaaattttataaactaaattagtaaaaatcataaatataaaatgttattataaaaatttagtcgATTGTGTTAAGTTTATGACTAAATGAAAACTAAATCTTTAATTTAACCTTTTTAATATATGAACAATAAGTTTCTCATCGTAATCAAATATTTATAgatcattaaaaaaatgagacaCATAAATTGTTATGCTAATTATGGTTagcttaacaaaaaaaattatgtgtttttttttaattaatcaaatgtCAATTTTTTAGTCAATGGATTAATTAAAGAGGTTAAGCACATTAactgaattaatttttaataaattttaaagtaatttttaagTTGAACAATATatcatttatttaaattagttctctccaaaaaaaaaatacaatttttaaaaattattctaatataaattatatgtcacttatttaaaattaaaataattaaaaattatgtatatatcGCACACTAATTTAACTACTATCCTAGtcgaattcaaaaaataatgtgaaagaatttttaagttataattaaaatattagttttttcAAAGTCTTTTTTTCAATggccataatttttttttccggtatcataaaattatcaataacatttgaGGCTTTTTCCTCCCTTTCTCTGGGTGTGCGCGCATTCACGCGTATGTGCTCGTACATAATAAGAGTATTTACTGACTAGATTGACTTAGACTCGAATAGGTTTGAGGTTAAATTTGATCCACTTGAACTAAAATTTAAGAAACATGTTAGGGGGTTAATTAGATCATGCACACCACATCCATGTGttagtgttgcaagtgtgaggagtgttgaagttagtcccacatctaagaaagcatggaagagtgaggagtttaaAAGATGAGAGATCCATTAACTtgacaccttaaggttttgagttggatgtggtgtcttctcatcttatgttctctcacttgattcctccCCGAAGTCTTCCCGGTTGTCGAGAGCTCTCCACGGCCCAacaaagtggtatcagagccgatgGTTAATCGGTCTGGTGGTTTTAAGGGGTATTCAAGGTGAAGCATCGAAAGTCTTCCCGGCAAAGGTGGTCCGGGCGGCGTGTCCCGCGGTGTTTTGCGGCGGTGTGATGGACGAATACTCATGGTGGTGGAGGAGCTAGAGGGGAGTTGATGCTTGATGTGGAGGCTCACACTTGAGGGGGAGATTGttagtgttgcaagtgtgaggagtgttgaagttagtcccacatctaagaaagcatggaagagtgaggagtttataagatgagagacccattaacttgacaccttaaggttttgagttgaatgtggtgtcttctcatcttatgttctctcacttgattcctccCCGAAGTCTCCCCGGTTGTCGAGAACTCTCCACGGTTGGCCCAACACCATGTTGTTGCTATATAAGTTATTTTTCCTCTTTGAGATTTCATTTCTTATTGTTCACAAATGATATCTTATTGCTGATGATTTGCTTTtataaatgttattttattgGTTTACATTTTTTGAAGTACAAGTATTTTTATCTGTAATAACATTAcgagaatataaattttttaaaactactatctattttattttaataatatagattatacacggtataaaagatttataaaatcaaattacttttacaaaaaaaaaagtcgtAAGTTGACAAAAGTACTCTCTGATGACTAAGAAGATCAATATATctgtagaaaaaaattaaattataagatttttagttattatttttatatgaaaaagtctaatcttttattaataattaattttaacattcgttatctaaaatttaaaacaatttaacgtgtatacttttatatttaattaggtgTTAACTGTTAAGTCCGTTttacaaatagaaataattaatttttatacttgttgtttaaaaaataatattttttctctctatgtatatgaaaatataattagatattagcataAAAAGTTATACACTTATACTGATAGTTataaagaaagataaagatgaagaatgagagtgagagtgagagtttgttaattttggaagaaaattttttattataattataaaaaaatatcaaatgccatattttgatttgtcaaattactaatataaaatataaattatatatagagtaaaaatagtagagaaaaatagaaaaattgagAGAGGTAGATGAGGAAATTTAGGAAtggagtttattaatttaaaaaaaaataatttctctcaattttaataaaagagtgtcatgtgacacatttgattattaaattagatagtaatatatgatacataatatatgtatatttcaatttcaattttaatatttcaattttaattttaatgcaactaaagaatgtcatgttgcacattttgattgtcaaattagtaattaatcattgatattgataatgatatataaaatagatagagtGGTTGATGGaatgagagaaatagaaaaagaaagaaggaagagaggagaactctttaattttggagggaaatatttgattttaattgcaTTGAGGGAGTGATATGTGGCACATTTTGGTTGCAAAATTAGTAAAGAGGAGGgaagaattctttaattttagagaaaaatatttaatttcaattacaatgagAAAGTGATATGTAGCACATTTtgattgtaaaattagtaaagaagagaggagaatttcttaatttaaaaaaaaaatttgatttcaattagaATGAAAAAGTGACATATGACGCActttaactttaaaattagagatataTAATGGATTAGTCTTATATAATACTTTCGTAGTGAGTGTTAATTTGTATTGCGTCAAATCACAATGATCTATTACATTCTCTGTAATGTATTGTGCATTGCATTTGTGCCTgagttctatttttattatccGATTTGTGTTTAATGTTTAATggaattcaaaacataatttatatttgttacttctaattttaggataaaattatataatattaattataatctgATTTGTGCATTTGTTCTcgatgaaaattatgaaattagaaaaaaaatattaagattcaTAAAATTGAAAACCATGAAGAGATTCAAGtctcaaattatatataattagatttgatttttatttggtCTAGACTCAATATAGTCattacttaaaaatttttagattttattaagtttAGGACTAGGTTAAAGGATAAAAAATAGacctaataaaaatttaaggtTGGATCTAGATTAGAATAAATCTCGTTTTACCGGACTCATGAACATTATTAGCTCGCAAGAGAATGCATTATCAAAATTCTTGAGTTGCTTCTTCAACTTCTCAAGTTTTGGAAGTGCCATCCTATAAAGTGTTGAGGCAAGCGGTTTTACTCCTGACTCCAGTTAAATCTTGTAGTCCACCTTTCTCCTAAATGATAGTTATTTTGGCATCTCGAGAGGCATCACatccttatttttttcaaagactTCCTTAATTTTAGGAGGAATGTCTTCTCTTTTAAATGTTGATTCCTCTTATAATAGAGTCAAATATATAATCTCTTCCTTCTTGAACCCTTTCTTGAGTTGCATAACAAAAAGTATCAGTAGTCTTCCAGTTTTAGAGACTGTAGGGATCATGCATGGAGACCATTTATCCATGACGCATACTATTTCTTAGTATGGCATAGGTATTATATTTGTCTTCCTTTGCAAATCGAGGCCAATGACTATTTTGAAATCTTCCATAGGTGCTATTGAGAAATCCACAAGGCCATTCCAAGAACCAAGAGTCATCTCAACCCCCTTTTGCTACTCCCTTAAGGGGTTCACCCTTAGTATTCACGGGTTTGAACCAGCCATTCTTTTTGGTAATTTTCAACCCAAGTCTTTTTGCTTTATCAGGCGTGATGAAGTTGTCTGTAGCATCAGTGTTGATAATAGCCATGATGAATTTTTCATTGATAAAGGCTTTGACATACATCAAGCCTTTCTTTTTTGCAGTGCTTGCCTCTTTGTCCTTCATAGCATTAATGAGTTGGATAGATCCAACACACTCAGTTACTTGAGAATGAGCCTCTCGTTCCTCAGCGATAGATGCCAGAGTTCCTAACTTGGATAGTCCTTCATCTGGTGTGGTCCCTTGCACATGAAGCATCCTCCTTTGGGCACGAAAGCCTTCTTCTGTTCattgtactctttttttgaagagtattttccttcttgtttgaTTGAGAAACTCTTCCTCTTGTCTCCCCCACCTTTAGTAAAACTAAGTTTGGAGGAAGACTTGGGTTTAGAGTTTCCCCTATGATACTCAGTGAGTGATTCGGCCACCACGATGGTTTCATCGACATCCATAACATTCCTTTTTTGTAGTTCTTGCTTTGCCCAGGGTTGGAGTCCATcaatgaagaagaataatgcATCCTCTGATGCTAAGTTGGGATTTGAAGCGTGAGAGTAGTGAACTCCTTTACGTAGTCGCTAATTATACTCTTGTGCTTTAACTCCCTCAACTTATTCCTTGCTTCATAAACCACATTCTCAGGAAAGAATTGTCTTTTCAATtcctttttgaaattttttcatGTGGCTATGTTGCAAGTACCCTTCTTCATATCTACGCATTTTCTCCTCCACCATAAAGTAGCATTATCAGAAAGGTAGAGAGCTACATTGCATacctttattgcttttttttacCATCCTTTGGCCTTCAAAGTGTCTCTCCATTTGCCATAGGAAGTTCTCCACCTCTCGAGCATTCCTCACGCCCTTGAACTCCTTTGGCTTTGAGAGACCAATCTTTGTTGTCTCCCTTATAATGGTTTCCCTTATAATGGTTGATCGGTATTTTGCCTCCTCAAACCAAACTCGGACTTTCTCAAATAACTTAAAGGAATTCTCAAGCTTCTCTTTGATTTGGAGCATGATTTCTTGGAAAGCATATAGTTCTCCTAACACGTGAGTCTTGAGGGTCTCTAACATAGAAACTCTCCCTTCAAAGAAGTTAGAGTCCTTACCTCTAGACTCACTTGAAAAACGGGCCTTCTTGCCTCTTTATTGAGAAGGTAATGTGTGAGCATTTTGTACCCTTTTTCATAgcattttagtatgttttagtgtaaaattaattttttagatgctactttgattttttgtgttatttttatgattttaggtgatttttgggcAAATTTGACAGAATCTTATTCAGAGACAAAGAAAGGATAGCAGatgctgtcaatcctgacctcagTGCATTCCAACGAGTATATCCTGAGCTATATAGGTCCAATTGGCACGATCTTAGtagcgttggaaagctaacttccagatCTTTTTAGGAATATATGATAATCTATACTTCTTTTCTAAAATGACTGCCAAAACTGGCATTAAACGTCtacttctggcgtttaactcccaagAAGGACTGATCTCccaagttgaacgcccaaaaccgGCGTTTAACGACATCCAGGGAGCAGAAGCCAGCGAATTCACCCCCTTTTCAGCATTCAACTCCCATATtccaagttgaacgccaggctTGACCGAAGTACACAATCAAAGTGGGTCCCAAGTGGATTTTAGCGCTCCTTAGCTTATCTACTCTTATCTTTGtgacttttaaatttaaattaacatcTTTTAGGGTTAGTATTTTACTATTTAAAGAGAAGATCACTTAGGTTTATGGGCCTTAACATTCAGATTACTTCAGATCTTCTTTTACTTTTGTAAAGCATGAGTAACTAAACTTtctggttaaggttaggagctctgcttatTTCTATAGATTAATACTATTACTCTTCTACTTCAATTAATGTTTAATTCAATTCTAAGGTGttgttttcgttcttaatcttatgaatctggggtGGAGCGACAGTATGACCTCTTGTTCTACATGAGAACTTGTGATTCTTGACAGAGTTATCTCGCTTGGGCTACAACTTGAAAGTACTCCTCCTAAATTACAATTTATTTGGGCTAAttagatatgtgacatataatctggTTAGCTTTAGGTAATTGAGATTTTTGTGGTACTAAACTAGTTTTTTGAGCTTCACCCTCTGATCTGAAAGaattgaccttgtctgtggcattttgtaAGATCAGGAGAGATTAACTCACTAAGATATTAGGCTTTAATCACTAATGGTTTGTCATGGAATGAATCACTCATCGTTAGAATAGTGAGTAAGAAGTATTAATTCAGAAAGATGAGCACCTGCGAGGCCTTAATTGCTTTCACATATTATCTCTTTATCAAtctttaattgcttttctttactttcttgttttatgcgaattcaacaataacaactctttttctattttcctgACTAAGTTCTGTAAGACAActattgcttgctcaatccaacaatcctcgtgggatcgaccctcacttatctgaggtattacttggacgacccggtgcacttgcccgTGAAGTCGTGCGAGTTAAATTTTTGTGCACCAGAAGGAATAGTATCCCTTCTCCTTTGAGAATTAACATACTCAATGGTTACACTAGAAGTCATACCCACAAACCACTTATGCTCCCTCTCGAACCTTGCTCTGATGCCAAATTGTCACggccttggacacactccaaTGCTATTGTGTCGGCACTCGAACTTATTCAACATCTTGAGTtaagaccaagtcagcctaaccATCATTATTTAGCAAGAAAGCTAAAAACacaagagaacacaagagaaagaaaatttcAGTAGAAAGAACACTTTATTACTCAAGTGTTTGTTACAAATGATTTACGTACTCTCAAACTCTAACTCTCAGctcctatttatagccatccacctccttaatggatggttaggattaaatctaatcaacagTCCAGATTAATCATCTAGAACCTTCATTATAAATATCTATCATACCACAACTTTTTAAATACTTCTAGATTATTCCATACTACTCTTCAtacttctatatatatttagacTCTTCTAGAATACTCTATGACCTTTCAGAGActtctagaattttctaaggTCTTTTGAGACCTTCTAGGACATTCTAGAACATTCTAAAACTATCTAAAACATTCTTAAATACTCCAAAAAACTATACAAATATcgtgattctaaaatttttcgTGACAGGCAGCCCTCCTAATAGAGAACCTTGAAGAGAATACTAGAGTAGGGGTGAcaatgggtagggtagggtagggcaGGGTTTGGAGCCAAACCTAACCCTACCTGCGAATTGAGAATGTTTCAACCGTGACCCTACTCGTTATTAACTCGCGGGTACCTGATCGTACTTGCGGGTTACAAAAAAGatgtaatattattatataatttgatgataatttaaaatataactgaattttatataaaaagaaaagtattaaattatcaattgatGATCTTTTTTTAGTGGTTAAGGATCTTTTGCATTTAGTGAGAGGTCTTTGATTCAACATTcacttaaaacatatttttatataagtatataacatatacatatatatggtGCAGGTTGATGTGGTAGAGTTGAGGCTCAACCCACACCCTACCCTATTCGTTATGGATCGAGTTGGCAGCCCTACCCGATCGGGTGGGGTCAGGTGGGTACCCGTGGATAAAATGCATGTTGCCACCCCTAaactagagagagaagagacgCTTTAGCTATGGCAggattgaaatataaatattgaTGTGAGATAAGGCCAAAGTGTTAATGAGTTTgagtaattgtaaaaaattaaatactgaAGTAGATTCTTgatcatttaaaataaaaaattagatatataaatcCTTACTTTAATTAAAGTTGAGATAATACTCAATTTAGTTCTAATTTAGTCCCTAAAATTTCAATTGCCTTTATTTAGTTCCCAAATTTTGTGAACATAACTCATGTTAGTTCTTGAAACAATTTTCAACGTACAAATGTTAACGGAACACTATCGTGAACAGCCGGATGCCACACTAAACTTTGTAAAATGATATTGTTTTAGTTTTGACACTCAAATAACCCAAAAACAACATCGTAAAtgatgtttattaaaattttacctaACAAAATAAGTGATATAATGCCGTTTTTGAGCTATTTAAATGCCAAAACCAAAACTGTATCATTTTACAAGTTTTAACGTGACATATGATAGTTTATAACAGTGCTCCATTAatgtttttatactaaaaatcaTCTCAGGGACTAATATGAGGCACGTTTATAAACTTTAGGGATTAAATAAAAGCAATTGAAACTTCAGAAACTAAATTGAGACTTGTAAAttcaaaaaccaaattaaatatttaaagtttTGTTTTTCAAcatgtttttcatttttctataaTGACACTTGAGAGACCTATTTATCTTGTACCCTACCTAAATcacaactttttcttttttatgacAAGACTATAAGTAGATGGTTTGATTATTATAATCCATTTATCTGGTGAAATAAGTAAagctttttgttgttgttgctgttgttgaaATGCGCAATGCTCTACCATCACTAAACGTTAGTACAACCCATTTGATATATTTCctttcaaatattattattccaGACAGAAAAAGTCCATATATGTGATGCCAATTTCATGGCTCCACCATTTTTTTGGGCCTTGAAAGGTTGCACAATTTAAGAATATCACAATCTTCCGTATCCGATTTTGTTCCAACAAAAACTTTATTATGCTACTTATTTAACTAAACAATTTCTGCAGCTACAGAAGCTTAGCATGTGATGGGGATCACGCAAGAACAAGAGCAACTTTATTAGTTATAGTAGGAACAGGTACACAGGGCAAAAGAAAAAGGGATATGAtatcattttttcaaaaaatttattattattattattataaaagaatATGTGTTTAACCTTAATaatattgagattttttttgaaactaTAAATATTCTTATAGCTTTCCTTTTAGATTtagcttttttcttttatatatatggaaaatgaaaagagaaatggatcaaatccaaataattaatttataatataagaaCTAACATTATAATATTTGCAGATGTGGTGTCAATGAGAGTTGGCTGACTTAGtcagcaattttttttttcttctgtctATCAACAAGTCACTATCACTGGTTAACTAATGGTTTGAGGAGATAAC
The Arachis duranensis cultivar V14167 chromosome 5, aradu.V14167.gnm2.J7QH, whole genome shotgun sequence genome window above contains:
- the LOC127747682 gene encoding uncharacterized protein LOC127747682; its protein translation is MEEAQGYAGGIWIGWNRSDINITVLESNNQYIHTKIETNSRDSWFLTTVYGTSQPPVRRLLWPILERIANNMILPWLLTGDFNKIKEDSEKKGGSPIDQKAYKSFNSWINRCGLIDLEFVGSRFTWRGPIWNGFDRVFKRLDRALSNPPWRTKFHEALVKILPRTNFDYYPLSITNEGNPSNKDRRPFRFEMMWTMQLDFKPLVEHNWKAEKRLPKNLNNLKEKLVN